The genomic region ATTAAATAATATGTATGCAAAATAATTACATATGTCAGAGGCTCAAAGAGATATTGAAAGAGCAGAGGAATACGAGGAAACAACGCCAAGAACTTCTGTCTTAGGTGAGAACAGATTTGAATTATCTACTGGACTAATAATTGCAGCTAGATATGCAGATAAGTTAAGGAGAGTAGCCTTAGTGGCGTTAAGTAAGATGGTTCCTAAAGATATTATAATAAGGGATGTATCCGAATTTAATAAGAATTTATACGATAAAATAGTAAATCAAATGAAAATTGATAAATTAGATGTAATAAAAATAGTTGTATCTGTTAGTTACGACAAATCTCAAAATAAATTAATTTTTGAGGATACTAAAATTATAAGATATTACACAGAGGAGGAATGCAAAAAGCAGTATGAGTCAGTAATTCAAGAGAATGAAAAACTAAAAAAGGAAATAGGCGAAATAAGGAAAAAATTATCTGACTTACTTGGTTCAGTTCAATAATATTCTTTTTCTTTTACCCTTTAATTAAACCTATCACTAGGCCTATAATAAAAGCAATAGAATTGTATGGAAGTAATCTAATATAAGACGAAACTTCACTTTCAGCTTTTGAAGCCTGCTGGCCTAATGTTATCAAGCCATGCTCTACTGTGCTAGGAGATATGACGCCTATTGCGATAAGAATAATTATAATTGCAAGAATTATTATGCCTATTTGAAATATTTTCTTTATTAGTATTCCTACTAATAAGCCAAGAACAAACGCTATAACTAACGATAGTACATCTGTTGTAGAGATCATTCAACTAAAAATGTCTATAAAAGATCTATTAAGGTTTTTGCCACAAAACTCTAATAATAATAAAACTTATGACTTAATAAACAATAACTTTCTTCATAAAAATTTATTGTGCTTCAGCCATTACTGGTAAGTGTTCTTTTAGGTTTTCTTTTACTTTACTAACTAGTGCTTCTAGATCTTCTGCAATTTTCTTATATAGATACTCATTATCTACCCAATATACATAGCCTGGTCTTCCTTTCTTTTTATCTTCTTCAATTTTATCTCTCATTATTAATCCTTTATAGATTAAATTATTTATAGACTTACTAATTGATGCTTTAGTTACTTTTAATGTTTCAGCTAATTCGTCTGTTGATATCTTTCCTTTTTTAGACATTATTACGTGTAGTACTTCTACATCACTCTTGGATAGGCCGTATAAGAACGCCATTACTTCGTG from Acidianus ambivalens harbors:
- a CDS encoding helix-turn-helix domain-containing protein, coding for MAERIKFPDGREVDIHEVMAFLYGLSKSDVEVLHVIMSKKGKISTDELAETLKVTKASISKSINNLIYKGLIMRDKIEEDKKKGRPGYVYWVDNEYLYKKIAEDLEALVSKVKENLKEHLPVMAEAQ
- a CDS encoding DUF2258 domain-containing protein — protein: MSEAQRDIERAEEYEETTPRTSVLGENRFELSTGLIIAARYADKLRRVALVALSKMVPKDIIIRDVSEFNKNLYDKIVNQMKIDKLDVIKIVVSVSYDKSQNKLIFEDTKIIRYYTEEECKKQYESVIQENEKLKKEIGEIRKKLSDLLGSVQ